The nucleotide sequence CCGAGATGGCACCGTTCACAAGAATTCAATTTTCGAGAATGCTATTCGCGCCTAGTCTTGCTGTCCAGAGCGGGAGGACCCATGCCGATCACCACGCCGCTGACGGAGCTGCTCGGGATCACGCATCCGATCCTGTCGGCGCCCATGGATACGATCGCGGGCAGCCGGCTGACCCGCGCCGTCAGCGATGCCGGCGGTTTCGGCATCCTGGGTGGCGGCTATGGCGACCGGGCCCGGCTCGAGGCCGACACCGCCAGGCTGAAAGGCTTTGCGCCGTTCGGCATCGGCTTCATCACCTGGAGCCTTGCAAGGCAGCCCGATCTTCTCGATATCGCGCTCGACGCTGGGCCGCAGGCCATCATGCTGTCGTTCGGCGATCCCGCGCCGTTTGCGCCGCGCATCAGGGCGCGCGGTGCGCGATTGATCTGCCAGGTCCAGAGCGAGGACATGGCGAAGCAGGCGCTGGACGCCGGCGCGGAGATCCTGATCGCGCAGGGCACTGAAGCCGGCGGCCATGGCGCATCGCGCACCACCGTCGACATCGTGCCGGCAGTCGTCGATCTTGCGGCCGGGCGCGTGCCGGTGGTTGCGGCGGGCGGCATCGCCGATGGTCGCGGCTTGGCGGCGATGATGATGCTCGGCGCGTCCGGCGTGTTGATCGGGACGCGCTTCTACGCGAGCGTGGAGGCCGACGGCGCGGAGGAGGCGAAGCAGCGCATTCGCGCGGCGAACGCCAACGACACCGTGCGCGGCGTCATCGTCGATTGGTCACGGAGCCTGTTCTGGCCGGCGCCGTTCACCGCACGCACGCTGGTCAATGATCATATCCGGCGATGGACCGGCCGCGAGATCGAGCTCATGCAGCGAGCAGGCGAGGTCGCCGTGGAGTATGCTGCGGCGAAAGCCGCAGGCAATTTTGAGATCGCAGCCGTCTTTGCCGGCGAGGCCGTCGGCTTGATCCATGATATTCCGCCCGCCGCCGAGATCGTCGAGCGGATCGCGACCGAAGCAGAGCAACTTCTTGCCGGCCAGCGCAATTCGGCGGGAGGTGCCTTTCCTTCTCCCCTTGTTGTGGGAGAAGGTGGCGCGGATGCAATCCGCGCCGGATGAGGGGTCTGTCTCCGCGGATACAAACCCCTCACCCGGCGCCTTCGGCGCCACCCTCTCCCACAAGGGGAGAGGGTTTGCAGCGAGCCAACTAGAGAGAAAAACCATGTGGCCTGACCGTCGACTGATCGATCTCTTCAAGACCGAATTCCCGATCGTGCTGGCGCCGATGGCCGGCGTGATGGATGCGGAGCTTGTGATCGCGGCCGCGCAAGGCGGTGCGCTGGGTTCGCTGCCCTGCGCAATGTTGTCGGCAGAGAAGGCGCGGGAGCAGGTTGGCGTCATCCGTCAGCGCGTCGCTGCGCCGGTGAACATGAACTTCTTCTGCCACACGCCGATCGATCTCACGACTGAAGCCGAAGCAC is from Bradyrhizobium sp. ISRA430 and encodes:
- a CDS encoding nitronate monooxygenase; this translates as MPITTPLTELLGITHPILSAPMDTIAGSRLTRAVSDAGGFGILGGGYGDRARLEADTARLKGFAPFGIGFITWSLARQPDLLDIALDAGPQAIMLSFGDPAPFAPRIRARGARLICQVQSEDMAKQALDAGAEILIAQGTEAGGHGASRTTVDIVPAVVDLAAGRVPVVAAGGIADGRGLAAMMMLGASGVLIGTRFYASVEADGAEEAKQRIRAANANDTVRGVIVDWSRSLFWPAPFTARTLVNDHIRRWTGREIELMQRAGEVAVEYAAAKAAGNFEIAAVFAGEAVGLIHDIPPAAEIVERIATEAEQLLAGQRNSAGGAFPSPLVVGEGGADAIRAG